attaacaaattaatccatttaaagcccaagtaactaactaatagtcttagttaattaaaatgattaataaaacttaatcttgaatgcaaataatatctagaagtattattcgtgaagtttcgtgtgtcacaaagacgtttcgagctcataaaagtcaagtacgggcaatcatggcaacacgtaaatgtaataacatacattcgttttatcacacgtattaataataacaattattaataaataaacgttggaaaaaccagggtcgttacaatgttGGTGTGTGATGCGGTTAACGAACACTTAAGCATGTGTAGCGCATTACGCGTAACCAATTAGAAACATGAATGGTGTGTGTTGGTTATTTAATAAGGCGCATCATTTAGTTTTAAAACTCACACGCACCCAATACCGTTAAATCACGCACCAAATGACGATTTTATTGAATTCGTTCATTTCATCTCTTTTTTGCTTATAACTCACTCGAGATAAACTTCAATCATGATTATTCCCGTTTAAACACCcccgcccccccccccccccccacccccctCCTTAACACGTGAGCAGACACCATTAAATCCAGATTCGTCTTTAAACTCGTTGATCGGGCGAAAATTCATAAGAAATGTGAATCGAGAGTTTTTGTGTGTTCGTGCGTGGTAAAATGTGTAAACGGGTTTATAAATGTTTCTACGTTGAAGGGATCATGAAATCGGGGAAGGATGAAACAAAAAAACGATGAATCACTTGGAATTTGGAAAATCACATGTTTGGTGTGTGTTTCTGTGTGCCTTTGTGCGTTAAAAAACATAGCCTTTTTAAAAGAGCAACACACATAATGCGTGTTGCTTGTATTTTAGTGCGTATTGCGTGTTAAATAAAATGTCTCGGGTAAACGCTCGAAACTCGTATCGCACATGGATCAGCACACATCATGCGTGGTGCATGATCAGAAAGCATAGCAATTTTGATTTTATATGGTATATCATTAAACGCTATAGGATTTGGCATTTTGACCAATTTACCTCACAAGTAGGGATAGGAATGGATGTTATATGGTATATCATTAAACGCTATAGGATTTGGTATATCCGAACTAAGATTTTATTGAATTCGTTCGTTTCTTCCCTTTTTTGCTTCTCACTTACTCGATTCTAGATAAAGTTCAACCAAAACCGTGATTATACCCGTTTACTCCCCCTAACACGGGAGCAGACACCAATAAACCGACATTCGTCTTTAAACTTGCTGATCGGGCAAAAATTTGTCAAAAACGCGAATCGAGGGTTTTATGTGTGTTCGTGCATGGTACAATGTGTAAACAGGTTTATAAATGCTTCTAGGTTGAAGGGATTACGAAATCGGGGAAGGATCAAACAAAAAAATTGATGAATCGCTCCGAATTTGGAAAATCACATGGTGCGTGTTTGTGTGCTTTTGTGCATTCAAAAACATATCTGAGTGACTTTTTAAAAGAGCAGCACGCACGGTGCATGTTGCTTGTATTTTATTGTGTATTGCGTGTTAAATAAAATGTCTCGGATAAATGCTCAAAAACACACATCGCACATGGATCACCACACATCGTGCATGGTGCGTGATCAGGAAGCATTATAGCAATTTTGATTTTACAGGGCATATCATCAGGGGCGAAAGTGTGTAGGGGCAGAGGGGGGCGCCGCCCCCAGTGaaatttttttttcagtgtaaaatttttgagtttttcgactttgcccccggtagatttttttttgccccaaacctacaaattttgccccaaaacctttaaattttgccccaaattctccaacttttgcctcaaaatcttcaaattttgccccaaaatctccaacttttgccccaaattcttcaaattttgtctaaaaaaattgctacggtttaaaatttttttttacccCAATGAAAAAAAATACTAGTTTCACCTCTGCATATCATTAAACGATATTGAATTTGACATTTTGACCAATTTACCCCACAAGTAACTCCAAAACGTCTAAAGCAAGCCCATGGTACTACAATTGTTATTTGACCAAAGCCCAAATAGTTCAAACCCCAATTTGTGTATTATAAATTGGCGTCTCCGATTACTTCAGGGAATGGGGAAGGGCAAAATAAGAGACCACAGCTCACGAACGATTAAAATCAATCAATCAGttcaaaaatcataaaaaggtaaaAACGATCTTTTAACTAATTGAACTTATTATTTCGGTTTTGTTGTAGCATAATCTTATTTTTGGTGATTAATTTTGTATATCCTGTAGCGTTACATATTTCTTGTAACCGATTTATATCTAGGGTTTAGTTTTGGTTCGTAATCAATTTGACCTAAAATTGTAGATAATTTAATTACGAGTTGTGTTTTGTTGTGTTAGACCTGACCATCATGATGGCATAAACTAGTTCTGTGTTCGTGTAATCATTAAGATTTAAGCATGTGTAATTGTGAGCAGAATTTGATGTTTTGTCTCTAATACTTGATGCTAAAGTATATTGAATTTTGAAAAGTGCCGTCTTAGGCGATTTATCCATAGCAAATAATAAACCTTTTAATGTATATTATTGATGATTGTGCATATTTCATTAAAAAATGATCATATTAAATCACAAAAACCATGTTTGTACGATTCTGGTTATCTTTGATGATATATGTTATCTGTTGTGTATCTGTATATGCAAAATTGGatgatatatattgtatatatatttggAACTTTATTTAATCTTTTGTTGGAGCTGATATTGTTTCATTGATTCGAAGTATATATGGGTTTGTTTATCTTTCAGTAATGTAAGTATGGAAGCAACAAGAAATGGTAATTGTAAATCAAAAGAAAATGTCCAACGCGAGAATAGAATTTTGTTTGAGAGCGAGGAGTATTCTGAGTACATTCCCGAGTTTAACGGAGTGCGTGATCCTATGGAAGCCATGATGTGGATTTCTCGTATGGAGACAAATTTTAATGCTATTGACTGTTCTGAAGAGGACAAGGTTGTATTTGCTGTCATTAAGTTGAGATCGGAGGCGTTGCGTTGGTGGAAATGTGTTAAGGATACGAGTGGGCCCGAGACGGTAACAAATATGACATGGAGTGAATTCAAGGAACTCTTTAAACAAGAGTTTCGTCCGATGATGAAAGTGATGAAAATAGTTGGAGAGTATTTTACTATTAAAATGGGAAGCCGTGAAACAGTGCAACAGTATACTTCTCGCTTTGAGAAGTATGCGTGGTTTCTGACATGTCATGTTACACGTGAAGAGTTTTTGATTTGCTTGTATGTAAGGGGATTGAATGATAGTATACGAGATTTCATTACTGCAAAAGACATGGTTTCTTTTGAAAAAACGCGTCAGGCTGCATTTGCTATTGCAAGATGGCAGAATATGCAGTTAGAAGAGGAGAATAATCTGAAAGGAAATGGGCGTGAATGTCGTTATGGTTCAAAGAGATGTTACAAATGTGGTGAATCTGGTCACTTGGCTCGAGAATGTCACTGAACCGAAGTTTCTCAATTGAGATGAAAACTCGAAACTATGAGTGCATTCTGAGAATGTGAAAGGTTTTTGTTTATTTGGTTTATTTTCCTGATGCATTACATCGTATGAAAACATTAACATTATTCAAAAGATGTTGCAAAATGTATTTATTCCTTCAAAATGTAGTTATTTGCCCATAAATCCATAAGTCGACCAAATATCTGCAGACATGGTACGTTGGTGCTTCTTAAGTGCCTACGATTCACGAACTAATACGGGTCGACGGTCAGTTGACTTGACCCGTTAAGTTTTCTCATTTTTAGATACATATTAATCTTaacttttaattagtattatttggCATTTGACATTGGGGAATAACAAACCTCTAATCTTCAGAAGCATGAAACGCTGAGCCCTATATTTCCATATTAACCAAATGAGAACCGCACAAGCTAGGTGAAAAAAAGATCAAATCTTGATTCAAAATCATTTATAGAGATGACCTTTTCAATCAAGAAATTGTAGGTTCAAGTCGAGAGTGGACGTGTATGTATGTTAGAATGCAAGAACAGCAACAATAGTCAAATTACCTATTTAGGTAATTTGACCTTTTAGGATCAGAAGCTATCACATCTTCCTTTCCCGAATTAGAAGATCACAAGTCTGCATAATTCAAACAAGTAAACGGCTAAAGTGTAGCCTGTCAACAAACAGCCGTTTTCCCTATTTTTTTCCCTATTTGTAATTATGGTTCCAAAAGATAAATGGATCCTAACCAAAACTAGAAATAACTGTAGTATCTTGAGTGTATAAGAACACTCATCTCATGTAACCTGAAAAACCAATACAATTGTATCAAACAAATTATTATTCAATACAAGATCAGTCTATCAAATTATAGTATCAATTTGTAGTTTTAACAATATATTTGTTGAAAACTTCAACGATGCCTTAGGCTTAGAAAACCTAGGCAAGCAATTTTCTCTGATAATGTTAATTTTTTCATAGCAGTGTGGCAAATCATCTTACTGATGTCAACATCTGTGATGCCCGGGTTTTGTAACACTTGTGCGGTGCATGATGCGTGATGCCTGAGTTTCCTAGCACTTGTGTGGTCGTTGACGTCCCAAACATTAGTATTTCATTTTTTTTCAATTACCGCAATTAGTATATATTACATACACGCACGCAGTTGATTCAGAAAACCCAAAAACTTAAACGAATCTTGATTTTACCTAATTGTTATACATTGTGGAAGATGTGACAATGTCCAATTTCATTATCATCAACATTTATAGGTCGGATTTGACGAATTTTCTCAAAAAACGCGAACTGAGAGTTTTTGGTGCATTCGTGCATGGTAAAATGTGTAACGGGTTTGCAAATGCTCCTGGGTTGAAGGGATTACGGAATCTAGGAGAAATCAAGCAAAAAAATTAATGAATCGCGCTCAGAATATGGCAAATCGCACGTTTGGTGCGTTTTTTGTCTGCTTTTGTGCGTTCAAAAACAGACCCGTGTATTGTCAGAATGCATCGCCAGAACGCATCATAGCAATCTATATCTATAACTTttattaaatctctaaaatgatgatgttatcattTTACAATTTAACTCTTCATTTTGCTAAAACTTGTCATTTATATAAAtatggatgatgtcattaatcttaattagtttagaataaaaatataattatttactaAAAGTCTATCTATAGTATCTAATAAATCtctataatgataatgtcataaataaggattattcaaacttaaacaaaatttaaaaataaagagAAAAATTCTAAGACTCACatgatgttattaaaataattaattgtatttaataataatattagcatgTCAATTGTATAAtacatgaagcattatgtacaaccttatgataaaacacctccacatgtacaatatttgaagtattATTTACACTcttataataaaagtataaaacaCATCATGACCACATGTACAATATttaaaacattatgtacaaccttataataataCACTCTTATGATCATGTGTACAAACTTTGTAACAAATTTTGCAATCTTTTACAAAATACCTTATgaacatatgtacaaactttaaagcatattgtacaacctttatataataattgtattttaatttttaaaataatttcaaaatgcatttgttattactaataattattactaaaaatataaatacttcatttttaagcaaactttattattataatcataactataattattatattattattattcaaatacaggttctctttacgggattaactATGTTACATATTtatacgaaatacatgtctcaataaaaggttgtaatgtaggcttttatgacaaagaaaataataattttaataaaaattggaagagaatggtgggagaataaatgtagttcatttatcctAAATAAATTAAGTAcattaatatgtttgtaaaaataatgagaagtttcttagtcgaaatccgTGTTTCCACGGTCATTAAAGTAAATACCTTTAACATAtacattcacttaatacataaaacatatcattaaactgtttcgtttaaacaacctGTGACTCcacggatcatttcactagtattcatataaagctctaaaatgatgatgtcatcatttcactaattacctttaattttcataatgatgatgtcattattttatattaattttaattagaaaagatacaaaataaaaatagataaatatTGATAATATATGAATACCAATTTGGAAGacaaaaataattaataaagtatcatttaatatttaatacggtATTACTGTTTTATAAATACATATATCTCGGAGCATCTACACCATATATTATCACAACTCTTTTTCTCAATATGTACAAACCTTTACAactcttttttttttatcaatctcCACCATATTATCTAATAACCTTCTGTTTTCAAAATGCAAGTACAAACCTTCATGTCATTGTTAATAGAAATTTTCCAAAGAACTATTCTCTTTTatgtgttgtttgatgatgaaatttaTCACACCTTGATTGTTTTATTATTTTATGTTTGTTAAACAACAAGAATCTGAAAACCAATAACATATGTCAAATCATATAGTGACTATTTAAAATGAAGGCATAGAGTATGATAGAAGATTCAAAAATAATACTGTAATGATTTTCACGAGGTTGAACAAGGTATTTTCAATCTTTCTTTTAATGTTAAATAAGTAACGTTTATGATAAGGAAAATTGTAATTGTAATGAAAATTGAAAGATGTTGGTGGAAGaatgaatgtagttcatttattctgaccaagttaacgaCAAGTGTCTTAGTTGAAATCCGTGATCtcgcgggtcattaaactaaatgattttagcatttacattcacttaatacctaaaatatatcattaaactgctTTGTTTAAATAAACCCGTAATTTTACGGGTCATTTCGTTAGTTTCAATTTTAATTTTATAGGGCATATGATTAAACTCTATTGAATTCAGGGGCATTTTGACCAATTTCCATAACCCCGAACATCTAAAGCAAGCACATGGTACTACAATTGCTGTTGGACCAAAGCCCAAATAGTTCAGGCCCAATTTAAGTCTTATAAATAGGCAGCCTCTGATTACTTCAGGAGTGGGGAAGCACAAAATCAGAGAACACAGCTGACGGTTTGCGCAACGATTAAAATCACTCAATCAGTTCAAAAATCATAAAAAAGGTAGTAAATAACAATCCTTTAACTAATCGAACTTATTATTTCGATTTTGTTGTAGCTTAATCTTATTTTTGGTGATTAATCCTGTAAATTCTGCGGTGTTACTTTTTATTTTGAAACCGATTTATATCAAGGGTTTAGTGTTTGTTCGTAATCAATTTGACGTAAAATTGTAGATAATTTAATCACGATTTGTGTTTTGTTAATACCTGATCTTTATGATGGCATGAACTCGTTTTGTATCATTAACATTTAAGCATGTGTTATTGTGAGATGTGATGAAACAGTAACTATAATATGTAAGCAGAATTTAATGAATTATCTCTAATactacaacaacaaaactcaatatcacatgagtggtgtatggggaagtgagatgtagacaatccttcccctatccgagaataaagacaagtcatttctccaccaaaAGTGATACACTCCAAGAAGTAGAGAAAGTCCTCTCTCTCTCTTCgacagataaagagattgcttccgaatggacctccggccaataagtaggaaaaaaattatttaaaaaaataaaattaaatataaaaaataaaatgtgagacgccatgaaaatggtagaatcaaatttccatgggttttaaatcttgcacattcaatttaggctctaagtggcagtcaagtcgtcaataaatcgacaCTTGCTGTTGACTCAAATAATAGAGCTATATAAGTGCCTTTTTAAGCGATTTATCTCTAGTAAATACTAGTAAACCTTGTAATGCAAAGTATTGATTGTGCATACTTCATTAAAAAGTGATGATAttaaatctcaaaaaaaaaaaaaaaaaaaaaaaaaaaaaaaaaaaaaaaaaaaatttgagttgTGAAATTTTGGTTATTTTGATGATATATCTTTTGTGTTGTGTATCTGTATATTCCGGAGGAACTCTCCTCCTCCTTTTGTGTTTTATCTTCTTTTTCCACATCAATTTTATCTTCTATAATTTTTTCCTCGATTACAGTGTATTTTCGGTGGTTTTATGCTAAATATaggaatgggggggggggggggggggggtggtggtggtggttggtccgAAAGAAAGTTGCGAACAGACAAAATGAGGATGTTTGACACCTCGATTGTCCCGAAGCCCTCTCGTGCGAATAAATTCAACTTAGTCAGTGTTTTGTCCGGTTTTAAGGGATATTCGAAAGGTAGAAGGGTAAGAGCTAGAAGGCTGTAATAACCcgtttttttccgttaaattattttaacgcccgtctttttttttagataatatctttcgttatctaaattcgtatctcccGTTAATTAGCgttttaatattcccgttatttaattataacatctctcgtttactctagcgtatttaaaataattcgtttggttaattcagcacccgcttttaaactcgggggactaatgatgccaaaggaccaaactagttgactaggtcaactattcAAAGTctcctccccaccattcattcaccACACACTCTTTCTTCtatcttcatacttccatttttgctctcaaactcccaattcacaaattcatcatctaaatccaaatcaagaagctaacatcaaaacaaattgtacttttggaatccttgcatcttcctctacaactagatactaatttcactacttggggtaaagtttctaaaaactcttgatttctctaaattcgatttatggacttgaaatggtgttagttaatgtctatggctcgagtctaacatgaatatgtgatttatttgctcgatcttgttattttgcataaactagcatgaacttgaaaaagggtttgtttaatcttgagttttgggtgatttaatgttgttaaatgttaaagctcatgtattaaaagtgtaactagcatcactagcttcgttttggtatgtaggttgacttggaaaaactttATTAACATAAATGTTAAATTCATGATTTTTGGTTAGAGTTTGATAGCttttaatatgaacttttgatgcattgaatgctatgaaacgttgttagtaagtgtttagttgcaatgtatgtttaatttcctttgaaacggcatatcgtatgtgtaaattggtttcccgaatcatgaaatgcattttacgaacttgaaattttaatgaagaacatttaacgatcattcgacgaggaattagttattttaaatgatgtttttggttaatgatatgtgtttagttgtattccttgtcaaaatacctttccaacgatataagatacgtgttttgggtGTTTGCGGTTCATTATTTGTGAATTGGGgaattttggttcgagacttgaacatttgaaacagcCCAGGAATCAGCTCGGGTGAATTTCCGCGGCGCGGCCAATCTTTGGCGCGGCGCGGCGTTTGCTTGGAAAGTGGGCTGTTCAATTTCgcgttttcacgtttaattctaactatgctacgcaccttcgattaacatgtaacttgttctaacatgctcatatatgattatataactcagaaaaattgtccgagacccgacccgaatgtgttgactttgtcgttgactttgacttgaccaaagttatcTTTTATTCAAACtcaaccaatactttgtttaatcgtcATAACCTTCTTTTATgcttgattcttgtatgaaacttgacaacttgattcacgtgCTATATAATcgcgtcgtaacgagccataggactaattgaacacatttcgcccgaccttgtgtcgtaaccggtaattgatacaacttatttgtttaggtcaaggctaagcaactttcatttgcacaacgtttaattacaagtactttggcatgcaactacggtgagatcatagtcccatcttttcaacaacttttatacttttaaatcatgggatgagaaacatatacggtttatacttttatactttgaacacaagtacgaaaacatacatttcacgtacgagttagaacaaaaatcctcaagtccaattatcatcagttacacttgcagggtgtaagtgtaagcgtgaacttatgttgtgtggacatacgggtttgacgaaccctcattcggacggttcgctaccatcggcggatgaaatatattttcaggtatagt
This window of the Rutidosis leptorrhynchoides isolate AG116_Rl617_1_P2 chromosome 7, CSIRO_AGI_Rlap_v1, whole genome shotgun sequence genome carries:
- the LOC139858733 gene encoding uncharacterized protein; the encoded protein is MEATRNGNCKSKENVQRENRILFESEEYSEYIPEFNGVRDPMEAMMWISRMETNFNAIDCSEEDKVVFAVIKLRSEALRWWKCVKDTSGPETVTNMTWSEFKELFKQEFRPMMKVMKIVGEYFTIKMGSRETVQQYTSRFEKYAWFLTCHVTREEFLICLYVRGLNDSIRDFITAKDMVSFEKTRQAAFAIARWQNMQLEEENNLKGNGRECRYGSKRCYKCGESGHLARECH